From Microplitis mediator isolate UGA2020A chromosome 11, iyMicMedi2.1, whole genome shotgun sequence, one genomic window encodes:
- the LOC130676921 gene encoding uncharacterized protein LOC130676921, with amino-acid sequence MLHGPCGNWCLVNDTCSEKFPKNFRSETTMDDNGYPFYRRRDEGTIFSRNGHIFDNRHVVPYNPQLLKMFNCHINVEVVSSIRAVKYLYKYVYKGHDKAGVTISGNISSVSSSSGQGIHETLHTSNANVINHDEIQNFVDARYVGPAEAAWRIFSKKLQDKSHSIIRLPVHLPNEQSITISDDCTETDIQEALQRQTMLIDYFSLNERDPSARHYIYSDIPRYYVFKKDNETKIFSWQPRKKNFNVIERMYSVSPAQIELFHLRLLLINVKGATSFQSLRTVNETIYETYIAACLAAGLIEDDQEWRRTLTEAIIWMMPRQLRCVFVRILLHCQPLQPELLWDEFKEAMSEDLSRRFGVQEGEKKTYFYINSMLEKEGGSLSTFPDMPPVTDELYENDSVLLSTRDLSQAYYNKLNSSQKEVVDFVLNSIESNEPNFHNYVYIDGPGGSGKTIIYKTLYHILSNENKIVSIMAYTGIAATLLPNGKTVHKTFGLPVPMFSDSSSYIKPNSK; translated from the coding sequence ATGCTACATGGACCGTGTGGAAATTGGTGTTTGGTTAATGACACTTGTTCAGAAAagtttcctaaaaattttcgtagtgaAACTACGATGGATGATAATGGTTACCCATTTTATCGTCGTCGAGACGAAGGGACAATATTTTCACGGAATGgacatatttttgataatcgTCATGTGGTTCCATATAATccacaattattaaaaatgtttaattgtcATATTAACGTAGAAGTTGTTTCTTCAATTAGAGCTGTTAAGTATTTGTACAAATACGTATACAAGGGCCATGATAAAGCTGGTGTAACAATATCAGGAAATATTTCAAGTGTTAGTTCTTCTTCAGGTCAAGGAATACATGAAACACTACACACTTCCAACGCTAATGTTATTAATCAtgatgaaattcaaaattttgttgatgCTCGTTATGTCGGTCCTGCTGAAGCTGCTTGGAGAATTTTCTCTAAAAAGTTACAGGATAAAAGTCACTCTATTATTCGTTTACCGGTACACTTACCGAATGAACAGTCTATTACTATCAGTGATGATTGCACTGAAACTGATATCCAGGAAGCTTTACAAAGGCAGACAAtgttaattgattatttttcgttAAATGAAAGAGATCCATCTGCACGTCATTACATATACAGCGATATCCCTCGATATTATGTGTTCAAAAAAGACAatgaaactaaaatattttcatggcaaccacgaaaaaaaaattttaacgttATTGAACGTATGTATTCTGTTAGTCCTGCGCAAATTGAACTGTTTCATCTTAGATTGTTACTCATTAACGTGAAGGGTGCTACGAGCTTTCAGAGTCTTAGAACAGTAAATGAAACAATATATGAAACGTATATCGCAGCATGTTTGGCTGCTGGATTAATTGAAGATGATCAAGAATGGAGACGGACGTTAACTGAAGCAATAATTTGGATGATGCCGCGACAATTACGTTGTGTATTTGTCCGTATACTTCTTCATTGTCAACCTCTGCAACCAGAACTTTTGTGGGATGAATTCAAAGAGGCTATGTCTGAAGATCTTAGTAGAAGATTCGGGGTAcaagaaggagaaaaaaaaacttacttcTATATTAATTCTATGCTTGAAAAAGAAGGTGGTAGTCTTTCTACTTTTCCTGATATGCCACCAGTAACCGATGAATTATATGAAAATGATTCTGTACTTCTTTCTACTAGAGACCTTTCCCAAgcatattataataaattaaacagcAGTCAAAAAGAAGTCGTTGATTTCGTTCTCAATTCCATTGAGTCTAATGAACccaattttcataattatgtTTACATTGATGGACCTGGTGGTTCTGGTAAAACAATCATCTATAAAACattatatcatatattatcgaatgaaaataaaattgtaagtatAATGGCTTACACTGGTATTGCCGCAACTCTGTTGCCTAACGGAAAAACTGTGCACAAAACATTTGGTTTACCTGTGCCAATGTTTTCCGATTCATCTTCATACATTAAACCTAATTCTAAATAA